In Eriocheir sinensis breed Jianghai 21 chromosome 12, ASM2467909v1, whole genome shotgun sequence, the following proteins share a genomic window:
- the LOC126997308 gene encoding uncharacterized protein LOC126997308 yields MRGYIIATSRHSTTCQQADNMPKTKQIGGRAKQRRPQADRPENIGADPEPETAERDKSLQSSISSVDGIPETQQDTLDTQRQPSSEEEATRQQKKRVRVSKKEIPEYRWTDEGERGLADLIKEYPQLYDKKQKEWLNVATKNSLWNRVREQLNPPATGPQCKKHYENMRTRVGKILKKEKKSGASQPERSARDDEIMETWSFLTQHIVQGKTVPSEQFAVPESATVTSSDDEDNDVQSTGSQSQAFTTTGKGKGKRSRPPTTETATTTAVTTTTSGVTHIDLSEAVRQILSKADSQGASHSYTGHQKIVHDFVCLLEGHMQGIPEESWHEFQIDCLNLVHRYRQRRPLFQQSQQQPPMIWQGPQQQQPWQPLQQQQFWHPPQPATWQAPPQQQQQQQPPASQPAPQPLLPPQPPLASQSSGQSSWTRTTEWEPRMPPAPSATLVQSPSPTHLVSPSVILKTPVTSPSFPGLTPGPRVGRQHPREEFTLNPLHLQGP; encoded by the exons ATGCGGGGGTATATAATAGCCACTTCTCGCCATTCCACAACTTGCCAGCAAGCAGACAACATGCCGAAGACGAAACAAATAGGTGGAAGAGCAAAGCAGAGAAGGCCACAAGCCGACAGGCCAGAAAATATTGGAGCAGATCCAGAGCCAGAGACCGCTGAGAGAGATAAGTCCCTCCAGTCATCCATATCAAGTGTCGATGGCATCCCTGAGACACAGCAGGATACACTTGACACCCAGAGACAGCCATCCAGTGAGGAAGAGGCTACCCGGCAGCAGAAGAAGCGGGTCCGGGTATCCAAGAAGGAAATCCCTGAATACCGCTGGAcagatgagggggagagggggttggCTGACCTCATCAAGGAATACCCCCAGCTGTATGACAAGAAGCAAAAGGAGTGGCTTAACGTGGCGACCAAGAACAGCCTGTGGAACCGAGTCAGAGAGCAGCTGAATCCCCCTGCCACTGGTCCGCAATGCAAGAAGCACTACGAGAACATGCGCACCAGGGTGGGGAAGAtcttgaagaaggagaagaagagtgggGCAAGCCAGCCTGAGAGGAGTGCCCGTGACGACGAGATCATGGAGACTTGGAGTTTCTTAACACAGCACATCGTTCAGGGAAAGACAGTCCCCAGTGAGCAGTTTGCTGTCCCCGAGTCAGCCACAGTGACGAGCAGCGACGATGAGGATAATGATGTCCAGTCTACAGGGTCCCAGAGCCAGGCATTTACTACAACAGGCAAGGGCAAGGGGAAGCGGTCCAGGCCCCCAACAACAGAGACAGCCACCACAAccgccgtcactaccaccacatcGGGGGTCACCCACATTGACCTCAGTGAAGCTGTCAGGCAG ATCCTCTCCAAAGCAGACTCCCAGGGCGCCAGCCACTCCTACACCGGCCACCAGAAGATCGTCCATGATTTCGTGTGCCTGCTGGAAGGGCACATGCAGGGCATCCCGGAGGAATCCTGGCACGAGTTCCAGATTGACTGCCTCAACCTGGTCCACCGTTACAGGCAGCGGCGTCCGCTCTTCCAGCaatcacagcaacaaccacccaTGATCTGGCAAGGCCCACAGCAGCAGCAACCCTGGCAGCCCCTTCAGCAGCAGCAGTTCTGGCACCCCCCTCAACCGGCCACCTGGCAGGCAccgccacagcagcagcagcagcagcaacctcCAGCAAGTCAGCCAGCACCTCAACCCTTGTTGCCGCCCCAGCCACCACTGGCCTCCCAGTCTTCAGGCCAGTCGTCCTGGACACGGACCACTGAGTGGGAACCACGGATGCCACCTGCCCCGTCAGCGACTCTTGTCCAGTCGCCATCACCAACCCATTTAGTGTCGCCGTCAGTCATCTTAAAGACACCTGTGACATCACCCAGCTTCCCGGGCCTGACCCCAGGGCCCAGGGTCGGTAGGCAGCATCCTAGAGAGGAGTTCACCCTCAACCCCCTTCACCTCCAAGGACCTTAA